A DNA window from Paenibacillus andongensis contains the following coding sequences:
- a CDS encoding YuiB family protein: MLQMVIATVLMVVLFFGIGFILNMLMKTTWFPLYAFIALVIGVVIYGSIGEASFLSSGDSFTIVDIVPAIGGLVGAILSGSAIKALRIRGFKMF; this comes from the coding sequence TTGTTACAAATGGTCATTGCCACTGTCTTAATGGTAGTGTTATTTTTTGGGATCGGGTTTATTTTGAATATGCTAATGAAAACAACATGGTTTCCACTCTATGCTTTTATAGCTTTGGTTATCGGTGTTGTTATTTATGGTTCAATAGGAGAGGCGTCTTTTCTTTCCAGCGGAGATAGTTTTACAATTGTTGATATTGTTCCGGCTATCGGTGGCTTGGTTGGCGCTATTTTAAGTGGATCGGCCATTAAAGCGCTGAGGATTAGAGGCTTCAAAATGTTTTAA
- a CDS encoding alpha/beta fold hydrolase, whose amino-acid sequence MPLALVNGTQLYYEITGTGTPIVFIHPPLLTSQTFAYQRERLSDHFQVITFDIRGHGASKSSARTFSYALIVEDIRQLLDYLGIEKVFLCGYSTGGTLVLEALLTYPKRFLGGIVVSGMSELTDPYNKGRVWLAVQMAGSGLFMNLLKKSIAIGNADNAATYHELYQSSVSDDAKIVKPYFEQSLTYNCTRRLRGIHHPILLIYGQKDRAFKRYANILHEELPHSSLYFIKDAKHQIPLKNPSKMNDLIRLWADSLDDHQTQRILLDLAIAKKLNPALYGEDTHETQLPLH is encoded by the coding sequence TTGCCTTTGGCTCTTGTGAACGGAACCCAATTGTATTATGAGATTACGGGGACTGGCACCCCAATCGTCTTTATTCATCCACCTTTATTAACGTCACAGACTTTTGCTTATCAAAGAGAGCGGCTTTCGGACCATTTTCAAGTCATTACTTTCGATATCAGGGGGCACGGCGCGAGCAAGTCGTCAGCACGTACATTTAGCTATGCGCTTATTGTTGAAGATATAAGACAGTTGCTGGATTACCTGGGTATTGAAAAAGTGTTCCTGTGCGGCTATTCGACAGGTGGCACCTTAGTGCTGGAAGCGCTCCTCACATATCCGAAACGCTTCCTTGGGGGAATCGTAGTTAGCGGGATGTCTGAATTAACAGATCCTTATAATAAAGGCAGGGTTTGGCTCGCAGTGCAGATGGCCGGTTCTGGTCTCTTTATGAATTTGTTGAAAAAATCGATTGCCATTGGGAATGCGGATAATGCGGCTACTTATCACGAACTGTACCAAAGCTCCGTTAGCGATGATGCAAAAATTGTGAAGCCGTATTTTGAACAGTCACTTACCTACAACTGTACCCGCCGTCTCCGGGGCATCCATCATCCGATCCTACTGATTTATGGTCAAAAGGACCGTGCATTTAAGCGGTATGCGAACATACTCCATGAAGAGCTGCCGCATAGCTCCCTCTATTTCATCAAGGATGCTAAGCATCAAATCCCGCTTAAAAACCCTTCAAAGATGAATGACTTGATCCGCCTCTGGGCGGACAGTCTGGATGATCATCAGACACAGCGAATACTGTTGGACTTAGCGATTGCAAAGAAGCTAAATCCGGCTTTGTATGGTGAGGATACCCATGAAACTCAGCTGCCACTTCATTAA
- a CDS encoding helicase DnaB: MRMTNMLHFTENHRFCVNREFSLSSLDYKMLAMMYQPMIGGLAISLYQALYLQMSAEKVGYSPLEQQRKLFLLLELEQGERGRKYLIEQSSKLEAIGLLQTTRKFLPGEEDYVFVYTLFPPLGPNEFFRNQHLTLLLRDKVGKFMLLSLREELLSPEPEECRDASEENLSVPFYDLFRLNTQVVDYELEQALYEASASKQGEARMDVTTKGFQYADIIMRFPRGASNRVFVEALKHKPDQMAAINIVAKKYNLSLQETCRLLDEDGAFTEEGELQMDLMQYNANLFYRQSKKRDEERERTLSRSEEKSQGEANEDMLDTSGDKSVEMAYYLEVPQQLRGECTDHQYNYIMRNEPYTAVLKMFFTQGSIPDGVLNIFEKIDLNYKLKEEVINVLIHFLHIDRRSWAKSSIEAVASDLLGKQIATYEQAVEYVREKISYKQKAASKVEAAKASGGSVTRGRQGKTQKPHIPIVVPDAGTAAASRLTDEELEAARRMAQKLDERFNRKS, encoded by the coding sequence ATGAGAATGACGAATATGCTGCATTTCACCGAGAACCACAGGTTTTGTGTGAACCGTGAGTTTTCTTTGAGCAGTCTGGATTATAAAATGTTAGCAATGATGTATCAACCTATGATTGGCGGATTGGCGATTAGTCTCTATCAAGCTCTCTATCTGCAGATGAGTGCAGAAAAAGTCGGATATTCGCCTCTGGAACAACAGCGAAAGCTGTTTCTACTACTCGAGCTTGAGCAGGGGGAGCGAGGACGCAAATATCTAATAGAGCAATCTTCGAAGCTTGAAGCCATTGGGCTCCTGCAGACAACTCGCAAATTTCTGCCGGGCGAAGAAGACTATGTCTTCGTATACACCTTGTTCCCCCCGCTTGGCCCCAATGAGTTTTTCCGCAATCAGCATTTGACTCTTCTGCTCCGCGATAAGGTCGGTAAGTTCATGCTCCTATCCCTTCGGGAAGAGCTGCTCTCGCCAGAGCCGGAAGAGTGCCGTGACGCGAGTGAAGAGAATCTGTCTGTACCGTTCTATGATCTATTCCGCCTCAATACCCAGGTGGTCGACTACGAACTAGAGCAAGCCCTGTATGAGGCCTCGGCCAGTAAACAGGGAGAGGCTCGGATGGACGTGACAACCAAAGGATTCCAGTATGCGGATATTATTATGAGGTTCCCGCGAGGGGCGAGCAATCGAGTTTTTGTTGAGGCTCTCAAGCATAAACCGGATCAGATGGCTGCGATTAATATTGTGGCGAAGAAGTATAACCTATCACTTCAGGAAACATGCCGTTTGCTGGATGAGGATGGCGCATTCACCGAAGAGGGCGAACTGCAGATGGATCTTATGCAGTATAATGCGAATCTGTTCTACCGACAGAGCAAGAAGCGGGATGAGGAACGAGAGCGAACGTTGTCCAGGTCGGAAGAGAAGTCTCAAGGTGAAGCGAACGAGGATATGCTAGACACGTCTGGAGACAAGTCAGTCGAAATGGCTTATTACTTAGAAGTGCCGCAGCAGCTCCGCGGCGAATGCACAGATCATCAATACAATTACATTATGCGAAATGAGCCGTACACGGCAGTTCTGAAAATGTTCTTCACTCAGGGCTCCATTCCGGACGGTGTACTTAATATATTTGAGAAGATTGATTTGAATTATAAATTGAAAGAGGAAGTCATTAATGTTTTGATCCACTTCCTACATATCGACCGCCGCTCGTGGGCTAAGTCTTCGATTGAAGCGGTCGCATCGGATCTGCTGGGCAAGCAAATTGCCACTTACGAACAAGCCGTGGAATACGTGCGTGAGAAAATCAGCTACAAACAGAAGGCCGCTTCCAAAGTGGAGGCCGCTAAAGCTAGCGGCGGTTCTGTAACGAGAGGTCGACAAGGCAAGACGCAGAAGCCTCATATTCCGATCGTAGTGCCGGATGCCGGGACAGCGGCTGCTTCGAGACTGACGGATGAAGAGCTGGAAGCCGCAAGAAGGATGGCGCAGAAGCTGGACGAGCGCTTTAATCGGAAGAGCTGA
- the dnaI gene encoding primosomal protein DnaI, with protein MDSLSHLLKSMPQSEWRRKAEAKIKVVMDDVLVHKFRQKYPFVDDYTIKINMNKLYQYVTEYKNCSNCPGLENCPNDMTGHYTMLTADSVNEKPFVHEEKVACKKFNAKQLQDAINGRIRTFHVDPRMISRSYSFGDILETDLDRAKAVMQINDYVSLTMEEGLQTRGLYLSGSFGTGKTFLMGYMLHQLAKVGMTGAIVYMPDFAEDLKGMFQEPSKLKETIDLLKETDLLVFDDIGAENLNPWLRDHVIGAIVNHRMNRKPTFFTSNYALSDLEKHFSFTNKDGDEEYKGQRIMDRIRPFVDVVVVTGTNKRGK; from the coding sequence ATGGATTCCCTGTCTCACTTACTCAAATCAATGCCGCAATCCGAATGGAGACGGAAGGCAGAAGCGAAAATTAAAGTTGTCATGGACGACGTCCTAGTTCACAAATTTCGTCAAAAGTATCCATTCGTCGATGACTATACTATTAAGATTAATATGAACAAGCTTTATCAATATGTGACAGAGTACAAAAACTGTTCCAACTGTCCAGGTTTAGAAAACTGTCCCAATGATATGACAGGACATTATACGATGTTAACAGCCGACTCCGTCAATGAAAAACCGTTTGTTCATGAGGAGAAGGTTGCTTGCAAGAAGTTCAACGCGAAACAGCTGCAGGATGCCATAAACGGCCGAATCCGCACCTTTCACGTGGATCCGCGGATGATCTCGCGCAGCTACTCGTTTGGAGATATCCTTGAAACGGATCTGGATCGGGCGAAAGCCGTTATGCAAATTAACGACTATGTCAGCCTGACGATGGAAGAAGGACTTCAGACTAGAGGACTCTACTTGTCAGGATCATTTGGAACGGGGAAGACGTTCCTGATGGGCTACATGCTGCACCAGCTGGCCAAAGTCGGTATGACAGGTGCAATTGTCTATATGCCGGATTTTGCCGAGGACTTGAAAGGAATGTTCCAAGAGCCCTCCAAACTGAAGGAAACGATTGATCTACTAAAGGAAACGGATCTGTTAGTTTTCGATGATATTGGCGCGGAGAATTTGAATCCGTGGCTGCGAGATCATGTTATTGGCGCTATCGTGAATCATCGCATGAATCGTAAGCCGACCTTTTTCACGTCCAATTATGCGCTCTCTGATTTGGAGAAGCATTTCAGCTTCACGAATAAAGATGGTGACGAAGAGTACAAGGGACAGCGGATAATGGACCGCATTCGTCCTTTCGTCGATGTGGTTGTGGTAACTGGTACGAACAAGCGTGGGAAATAA
- a CDS encoding YqzM family protein codes for MSDPKHPELHVYEEPRNDFMDVGIGFGVFFGFLFVIAAIATVIQVMK; via the coding sequence ATGAGCGATCCTAAACACCCTGAGCTTCACGTGTATGAAGAACCGCGCAATGATTTCATGGATGTAGGCATTGGCTTTGGCGTTTTCTTTGGCTTTTTGTTTGTAATTGCAGCCATTGCAACCGTGATTCAAGTTATGAAATAA
- a CDS encoding MerR family transcriptional regulator, whose translation MRISELSKLTGASIRSLRYYEAKGLIATQREENGYRVFNQMAVERVKTIQFYLSLGFTTEQIESFLNCVMKNQESMCDDLLPLYTEKLEEIEQQMKMLQLLQANLKDRIAYIEQQRLQGLPVGLPAK comes from the coding sequence ATGCGGATTAGTGAGTTATCCAAGCTTACCGGAGCCAGTATTCGTTCTTTGCGGTATTATGAGGCGAAAGGGCTAATCGCAACACAGCGTGAAGAAAACGGATATCGGGTATTCAACCAGATGGCTGTTGAGCGCGTGAAGACTATTCAGTTTTATTTGAGCTTAGGCTTTACGACCGAACAGATTGAAAGCTTTCTGAACTGCGTCATGAAAAATCAGGAGTCTATGTGCGATGATTTGCTGCCACTCTACACAGAGAAGCTCGAAGAAATCGAACAACAGATGAAGATGCTGCAGCTGCTGCAAGCGAATTTGAAGGATCGTATTGCTTATATCGAGCAGCAAAGACTTCAGGGGCTGCCTGTAGGTTTACCTGCTAAGTAG
- the trxA gene encoding thioredoxin codes for MSIVNVSDNSFKTEVEGEGTVLVDFWAPWCGPCKMIAPVLEELDKEIESLKIAKVNVDDNPESAARFGVMSIPTLIVFKDGQPVDKVVGFQSKEALKNVVSRHQ; via the coding sequence ATGTCAATCGTGAATGTTTCTGATAACAGCTTTAAAACCGAAGTTGAAGGAGAAGGTACAGTACTTGTAGACTTCTGGGCACCTTGGTGCGGACCTTGTAAAATGATCGCTCCCGTTTTGGAAGAGCTTGATAAAGAAATTGAGTCCTTGAAAATCGCAAAAGTAAACGTGGATGACAATCCAGAGTCTGCTGCTCGCTTTGGCGTTATGAGTATCCCAACATTGATCGTTTTCAAAGACGGACAGCCTGTTGATAAAGTGGTTGGCTTCCAATCCAAAGAAGCGCTGAAAAATGTTGTTTCTCGTCATCAATAA
- the uvrC gene encoding excinuclease ABC subunit UvrC: MTEHEHEDAGVREQSLEVIKHKLSLLPDKPGCYIMKNREGTIIYVGKAKVLKNRVRSYFTGSHSAKTQKLVSEIRDFEYIITSSNMEALILECNLIKQHHPRYNVLLKDDKTFPYIKITHEEQPRLEVTRRVFKDKGKYFGPYPNAFAAQQTKKLLDRLYPLRKCKTMPEKVCLYYHIGQCLAPCEFDVSAETNERMVQEISRFLNGGHDVIKEELTAKMLAAAEELNFERAKELRDHIMNIDAVMEKQKITTADALDRDVFGYAVDKGWMAVHIQYMRQGKLIERHVSLFPYYGDEYNDFITYVTQVYSDNPALPKEIFLPTIPVQTAVAPTTAPSDALPDAPTEASIDTSAEVPAEVVAQVEAEEKDVREALESWLKVKVHIPQRGLKKQMVDMAKDNARNALDEKFRLVERDERRTTKAVENLGEWLGTGTIRRIEAFDNSNIQGTNPVSAMVVFVDGRPDRKEYRKYKVKTVVGPDDYETMREVIRRRYERVLKDNLTMPDLIVVDGGKGQISAAVDVLENELGLFIPICGLVKDAKHKTAQLMIGDPAEVVPLPRDSQEFYLLQRIQDEVHRFAITFHRETRAKSMVVSQLDAIPGIGEKRRKALLKHFGSVRKIKEAEVQDFKPLGIGEKLASEILKALQGEAAAPQE; encoded by the coding sequence ATGACCGAGCATGAGCATGAGGACGCTGGAGTCCGCGAACAGAGTTTGGAAGTAATTAAACACAAGCTGAGCTTATTACCGGATAAGCCAGGTTGTTATATTATGAAAAACCGCGAAGGTACCATCATATATGTGGGAAAAGCAAAAGTTCTTAAGAATCGTGTGCGCTCCTATTTCACAGGGAGTCACAGTGCGAAGACGCAAAAACTAGTCAGCGAAATCCGCGACTTTGAATATATAATTACCTCCTCCAACATGGAGGCATTGATTCTAGAGTGTAATCTGATTAAGCAGCATCATCCGCGGTACAACGTACTCTTGAAGGATGATAAAACGTTCCCTTACATCAAGATTACACATGAAGAGCAGCCGCGCTTAGAAGTCACGCGGCGGGTATTTAAAGATAAGGGCAAGTACTTCGGCCCTTATCCGAATGCCTTTGCGGCCCAGCAGACGAAGAAGCTGCTGGACCGGCTTTATCCGCTGCGCAAGTGCAAGACCATGCCCGAGAAAGTATGCCTATACTATCATATCGGCCAGTGTCTCGCGCCTTGCGAATTCGACGTATCTGCCGAGACGAACGAGCGGATGGTGCAAGAGATCAGTCGTTTCCTGAACGGGGGACACGACGTTATTAAAGAAGAGCTGACGGCCAAAATGCTGGCCGCAGCGGAGGAACTGAACTTCGAACGCGCCAAGGAGCTGCGCGATCATATCATGAACATCGACGCCGTGATGGAGAAACAGAAGATCACGACGGCAGATGCGCTAGACCGCGATGTGTTCGGTTACGCAGTCGACAAAGGCTGGATGGCTGTGCACATCCAGTACATGCGGCAAGGCAAACTAATCGAGCGGCACGTCTCGCTGTTTCCGTATTACGGTGATGAATACAATGACTTCATCACCTATGTGACTCAAGTCTACAGCGACAATCCGGCGCTGCCGAAGGAGATCTTCCTGCCGACGATACCGGTACAGACGGCAGTTGCCCCTACTACTGCACCATCAGATGCCCTACCTGATGCTCCCACTGAAGCCTCAATAGACACATCTGCCGAAGTCCCAGCAGAAGTTGTAGCTCAAGTTGAGGCTGAAGAGAAGGATGTCCGCGAAGCTTTGGAATCCTGGCTCAAGGTCAAGGTGCATATCCCGCAGCGAGGGCTGAAGAAGCAAATGGTCGATATGGCCAAAGACAACGCCCGCAATGCGCTGGATGAGAAATTCCGCTTGGTGGAGCGCGATGAGCGCCGCACAACCAAAGCGGTCGAGAATCTTGGAGAGTGGCTCGGCACGGGAACGATTCGCCGTATCGAAGCGTTCGATAACTCGAACATACAAGGGACGAATCCGGTTTCTGCGATGGTCGTCTTCGTGGACGGCAGGCCCGATCGTAAGGAGTACCGCAAGTACAAAGTCAAGACGGTCGTTGGGCCGGATGACTATGAAACGATGCGCGAGGTCATTCGTCGGAGGTACGAGCGTGTACTTAAAGACAATCTCACAATGCCTGATCTGATCGTCGTGGACGGAGGGAAAGGGCAGATCTCAGCCGCCGTCGACGTGCTGGAGAATGAACTAGGCCTGTTCATTCCGATCTGTGGTCTTGTGAAAGATGCCAAGCACAAAACAGCGCAGCTCATGATTGGAGATCCCGCTGAAGTCGTGCCACTGCCGCGAGACAGCCAAGAGTTTTACCTGCTGCAGCGGATCCAAGACGAGGTTCACCGTTTCGCGATTACATTTCACCGCGAAACTAGGGCGAAGTCAATGGTTGTATCACAACTGGACGCGATTCCCGGCATCGGGGAGAAGCGCCGTAAGGCATTGCTTAAGCACTTTGGCTCTGTGCGCAAAATAAAAGAGGCTGAAGTTCAAGACTTCAAGCCTCTGGGTATAGGTGAGAAATTAGCTAGCGAGATTCTCAAAGCGCTTCAAGGCGAGGCGGCGGCTCCCCAGGAATAA
- a CDS encoding CPBP family intramembrane glutamic endopeptidase: MIRPKLNRFLLLLACIGVALYLGISTLYGLRTEEPSAADNPSITKQQAADRAAQFVSERYDLRNPQTYVVYQSKKDRSGYLQKEHLLEAYMKDYGERYPIDYYQVSVEDTKTNRQFEVEINYTNASVIGWRERQNPSDQAIISKQKADILAKQEIRQQGFEPDDFAPIDKRTAEVDQAHGTTLFYEKQTKPIGEAKLQVRVDFDDKNLTGYNVQFSLPASHKLWIDQQDRSASIMTWISMGFTLIMTIAAIVFAIIYRKHMKFSRGLLLTAIFLAIYITNNFNMYPAFRSMSGVLNDDFATWAAIIFMNVVTVLLGISLYLALVAGNGLWHSIGERKWPAWKEASFGTEVYSGMGRGYLLALFILGVQQVLFYTGEVNFDVWSVNDPSDSVLNMVEPRFFPLMAWVAAISEEATYRLLGIMLFKKLFRSNFIAIVIPSVIWAASHTQYPIYPVYTRLIEVTVIGIILGYVFLKYGFITAVFAHACMDSILMGMSLFSLGHVSDVLAGIFYILLPGLIGLLLAWLHGKRRGPLIPGEPPPRLEAL; encoded by the coding sequence ATGATCAGGCCAAAATTGAATCGTTTTCTCCTCTTGCTTGCATGCATTGGAGTAGCTCTGTACTTAGGAATATCAACATTATACGGACTTCGGACCGAAGAACCGTCAGCAGCAGACAATCCTTCTATCACGAAGCAGCAGGCTGCTGATCGCGCAGCCCAATTTGTAAGTGAGCGCTACGATTTGCGTAACCCGCAAACTTATGTTGTTTATCAGTCCAAGAAGGACCGCAGCGGTTATTTGCAAAAAGAGCATTTGTTAGAAGCCTATATGAAGGACTATGGGGAAAGATACCCCATTGATTATTATCAAGTAAGTGTAGAAGACACCAAAACCAACCGACAATTTGAAGTTGAAATTAATTACACGAATGCTTCCGTTATTGGATGGCGCGAAAGGCAGAATCCCTCCGATCAGGCAATCATTAGTAAGCAGAAAGCAGACATTTTGGCCAAGCAGGAAATTCGGCAGCAAGGATTTGAGCCTGATGACTTTGCACCCATAGATAAACGGACTGCCGAAGTCGATCAAGCACACGGTACGACCTTATTTTATGAAAAGCAAACAAAACCAATCGGTGAGGCAAAGTTACAAGTACGAGTTGATTTCGATGATAAAAATCTGACCGGTTATAACGTGCAGTTCAGCTTACCTGCATCACATAAACTCTGGATTGATCAGCAGGATCGCTCCGCATCTATCATGACTTGGATTTCCATGGGCTTCACACTCATCATGACCATTGCCGCTATTGTATTCGCCATCATCTATAGAAAACATATGAAATTCAGCAGAGGCCTGCTATTGACAGCCATTTTCTTAGCTATCTATATCACCAACAACTTTAATATGTACCCTGCGTTTAGGTCTATGAGTGGAGTTCTGAACGATGATTTCGCAACATGGGCTGCTATTATTTTCATGAATGTCGTGACTGTGCTGCTCGGCATATCTCTATATCTAGCTTTAGTAGCAGGTAATGGATTGTGGCATTCAATCGGGGAGCGGAAATGGCCAGCTTGGAAGGAGGCCTCATTTGGGACTGAGGTTTATAGCGGCATGGGGCGCGGTTATTTACTGGCTCTTTTCATCTTAGGCGTTCAGCAGGTGCTCTTTTACACAGGTGAAGTGAATTTCGATGTTTGGTCTGTGAACGATCCGTCCGACTCTGTTCTTAATATGGTGGAACCCCGCTTCTTCCCGCTTATGGCCTGGGTTGCTGCCATATCTGAAGAGGCAACCTACCGACTGCTCGGCATCATGCTATTCAAAAAGCTATTCCGCTCAAACTTTATTGCAATTGTCATTCCCAGTGTGATTTGGGCAGCCAGTCATACCCAGTATCCCATTTATCCAGTCTATACTCGGCTAATCGAGGTCACCGTCATAGGCATTATTCTAGGTTATGTCTTCCTCAAATATGGTTTCATTACCGCCGTTTTCGCTCATGCCTGCATGGACAGCATCCTCATGGGGATGTCCCTCTTCTCTCTCGGACATGTAAGCGATGTGCTTGCTGGCATTTTCTACATCCTGCTGCCTGGTTTGATCGGCTTGCTGCTAGCCTGGCTGCATGGAAAAAGGCGGGGTCCCCTTATTCCTGGGGAGCCGCCGCCTCGCCTTGAAGCGCTTTGA
- a CDS encoding TrkH family potassium uptake protein — MIKKMNIWRLTPPQILVLGFAAIIFLGAGLLTLPFASATGHSIAFIDALFTATSATCVTGLVVVDTGSAYTMFGQIVIVSLIQIGGLGFMTMATLIAFAFRKKITLKERLVLQEAFNQGSMEGIVRLIRKVIIYSLSIEAIAAVIFTIRWTFDLGFPKALYFGIWHAISMFNNAGFDLFGTVDAPFVSFTAYANDFVVNFVVMALIVLGGIGFIVMSDLMDYKTKKKLSLHSKVVLSMTGFLIVFGALVIFIFEFTNNRTMGSLDMGGKILASFFQSVAPRTAGPNTVDIGALRQASQFFIVILMFIGASPGSTGGGIKTTTFTILISAIVTMIRGKEDIVIFRYRLAKDRILKAITLTMMALFLVIFVTMLLSTTEDAQLLKILFEVTSAFGTVGLTMGLTPELTTFGKILISLTMFAGRLGPITLAYALQPKQEKELYRYPEGKITIG, encoded by the coding sequence ATGATAAAAAAAATGAACATTTGGCGGCTGACGCCTCCGCAAATTCTCGTACTCGGATTTGCTGCTATTATTTTCTTAGGAGCAGGACTTTTGACCCTTCCCTTTGCTTCTGCAACGGGACATTCCATTGCATTTATTGATGCGCTGTTTACAGCGACTTCAGCAACGTGTGTGACGGGTTTGGTCGTAGTGGATACTGGGAGTGCCTACACGATGTTTGGGCAGATCGTCATAGTGAGCTTGATTCAAATTGGCGGATTGGGTTTCATGACGATGGCAACTTTAATTGCTTTTGCCTTCCGTAAAAAAATCACGTTAAAAGAACGACTCGTTCTGCAAGAGGCTTTCAACCAAGGCAGTATGGAAGGTATCGTACGACTTATCCGTAAAGTTATTATTTATTCGTTATCGATTGAAGCTATTGCAGCCGTGATTTTCACGATTCGTTGGACGTTTGATTTGGGTTTTCCGAAAGCTCTTTACTTCGGGATTTGGCATGCCATATCCATGTTTAATAACGCAGGTTTCGATTTATTTGGAACTGTCGATGCACCATTTGTTTCCTTTACAGCCTATGCCAATGATTTCGTGGTGAACTTCGTTGTAATGGCACTTATTGTGCTCGGGGGTATCGGATTCATTGTTATGTCCGATTTGATGGATTATAAGACGAAGAAGAAGCTATCCCTGCATTCCAAAGTTGTGCTAAGCATGACGGGATTTCTTATCGTGTTTGGAGCCCTTGTCATCTTTATATTCGAATTTACAAATAACAGAACCATGGGTTCACTGGATATGGGAGGCAAAATATTAGCTTCTTTCTTTCAATCCGTTGCTCCGCGTACAGCCGGTCCGAATACGGTAGATATTGGAGCACTTCGCCAGGCTTCTCAATTTTTCATTGTCATTCTTATGTTTATCGGTGCTTCTCCCGGGTCAACTGGGGGAGGTATTAAAACAACTACTTTTACGATTCTAATTAGTGCTATAGTGACGATGATCCGTGGGAAAGAGGATATTGTCATTTTCCGTTATCGGTTGGCCAAGGATCGTATTCTTAAGGCTATTACTTTAACAATGATGGCATTGTTTTTAGTTATTTTTGTCACTATGCTGTTATCGACAACAGAGGATGCGCAGTTATTGAAAATATTGTTTGAAGTGACATCCGCCTTCGGGACTGTAGGTTTGACTATGGGGTTGACACCTGAATTAACAACGTTTGGGAAGATCCTCATAAGTTTGACGATGTTTGCTGGGCGTTTAGGACCCATCACACTAGCCTATGCTTTGCAGCCGAAGCAAGAAAAAGAACTATATAGATACCCAGAGGGTAAAATCACCATTGGATAA
- a CDS encoding potassium channel family protein, with the protein MKKNQYVVIGLGRFGASISKELINLGYEVLGIDKDEEVVDELSSVLTHTVVADATDEEVLKSLGVRNFDCAVVAIGDDIQSSILAAIVLKDLGIKKVVAKALSELHGKVLNKLGVDRVIYPERDMGIRVAHQLVSPNLLDYIEISKEYTIVELSVPKNLCGFALRELDPRAKYGCSIVAINKQNGIIIAPTAGDIVNENDVMVIIGTNNQIDKFESEVIG; encoded by the coding sequence ATGAAGAAAAATCAATATGTCGTAATCGGGCTGGGTCGTTTTGGTGCCAGTATTTCCAAAGAACTCATAAACCTTGGTTATGAAGTGTTGGGTATTGACAAAGATGAAGAAGTCGTTGATGAGCTGAGTTCTGTGCTTACCCATACAGTAGTAGCGGATGCGACGGATGAAGAAGTATTGAAATCATTAGGCGTACGTAATTTCGACTGCGCTGTTGTAGCCATTGGGGATGATATTCAATCGAGTATCCTGGCGGCCATTGTATTAAAAGATTTGGGGATCAAAAAGGTTGTCGCTAAAGCATTGTCCGAATTGCACGGCAAAGTATTGAATAAGCTTGGTGTTGATCGTGTGATTTATCCGGAGCGAGATATGGGGATTCGTGTTGCACATCAACTGGTATCACCTAATCTCCTGGACTATATTGAGATTTCCAAAGAGTACACGATCGTGGAATTATCAGTCCCTAAGAATCTATGTGGCTTTGCTCTCAGGGAGTTAGATCCTCGTGCTAAGTATGGCTGCAGTATTGTAGCTATCAATAAACAAAATGGGATTATCATTGCACCAACCGCGGGTGATATCGTGAATGAGAATGATGTGATGGTCATCATCGGAACCAACAACCAAATTGATAAGTTTGAAAGTGAAGTCATCGGATAA